A portion of the Lysinibacillus timonensis genome contains these proteins:
- a CDS encoding MerR family transcriptional regulator: MFNPSLKRDKNNNRLFDEESVNWLIGVKYLKQVSMSVEDIKSYVDLCLEGNSTIQERYEIILKQKEIAHAQLEEAKQTVTYMEEKANHYLDIINGVIPDDTNPGDWKSKYAKTQL, encoded by the coding sequence ATTTTCAATCCAAGCTTAAAGCGTGATAAGAATAATAATCGGCTTTTTGATGAAGAGTCGGTTAACTGGCTTATAGGTGTTAAATATCTGAAGCAAGTTAGTATGTCAGTGGAAGACATTAAATCCTATGTAGATTTGTGTTTAGAAGGTAATAGTACCATTCAGGAACGATATGAAATCATTTTGAAACAAAAAGAGATTGCTCACGCTCAATTAGAGGAAGCGAAACAAACAGTAACATATATGGAAGAGAAGGCAAATCACTACCTTGATATTATCAATGGTGTGATTCCAGATGACACGAATCCTGGAGATTGGAAGTCAAAATATGCTAAAACCCAACTTTAA
- a CDS encoding ABC transporter ATP-binding protein, with protein MENVIELQHVNKTFKGFELKDISISVKKGFVTGFIGGNGVGKSTTIKLIMNLLQPDSGEVSLFGLNYEKHEKEIKQRIGFVFDHNVFYENLTLLEMKNIIAPIYRKWDDSIFNHYIDRFELPLKKKLKTFSKGMMMKASLTIALSHHAELIIMDEPTSGLDPIFRRELLDILHDLMQDGEKTIFFSTHITTDLERIADYITFIHNGQHMFTKEYYKIEEDYALVKGNINLLDRDTEQEFIGIRKSNHGFEALTANKQRTESLFGNMVILEKPSLEDIMLYTKKGKGEYVQSRS; from the coding sequence ATGGAAAACGTAATTGAGCTACAACATGTAAATAAAACGTTCAAAGGATTTGAATTGAAAGACATATCGATTTCAGTGAAGAAAGGCTTTGTTACAGGGTTTATTGGGGGAAATGGCGTAGGAAAATCCACAACGATTAAGTTGATTATGAATTTATTACAACCGGATAGTGGAGAGGTTTCACTTTTTGGTTTGAATTATGAAAAGCATGAAAAAGAAATCAAACAACGAATTGGCTTTGTGTTCGATCATAATGTTTTTTATGAGAATCTTACCTTATTAGAGATGAAAAATATAATAGCACCAATATATAGAAAATGGGACGATTCTATATTCAATCATTATATTGATAGGTTCGAACTGCCATTAAAGAAAAAGTTAAAAACATTTTCAAAAGGTATGATGATGAAGGCTTCGTTAACCATTGCATTATCCCACCATGCAGAGTTAATTATTATGGATGAACCAACATCGGGATTGGATCCAATATTTCGTAGAGAACTGTTAGACATCCTTCACGATCTTATGCAGGACGGTGAAAAAACCATTTTCTTTTCAACTCATATTACGACAGACTTAGAACGAATAGCAGATTATATTACCTTTATCCATAATGGACAACATATGTTTACAAAAGAGTATTATAAAATAGAAGAAGACTACGCGCTTGTGAAAGGAAATATAAATCTATTAGATCGTGATACAGAACAAGAATTTATAGGTATCCGTAAATCCAATCATGGATTTGAAGCATTAACTGCAAATAAACAGCGTACTGAAAGTCTCTTTGGGAATATGGTCATTTTGGAGAAACCATCACTAGAAGATATTATGTTATATACAAAGAAAGGAAAAGGTGAATATGTTCAATCTCGTTCGTAA
- a CDS encoding NAD(P)H-dependent oxidoreductase produces the protein MNTIVYVHPWEGSFNHAILTSLTKDLEAKKEKFQVIDLYKDGFNPVFTAEELKHFNRGETPYELVKEYQKKLSHATELIFIFPVWWWDLPAILKGFIDKVMLSGFAFIEDKKTGSLKGLLTSIEKTTVISTSTTDKEYIEFEGGNAIQGVFINRTLADLGIKNEYTKWIHFSGVNLTTDEKRKQFLEEIPQQI, from the coding sequence ATGAACACGATTGTCTATGTACATCCATGGGAAGGAAGTTTTAATCATGCAATCTTAACTTCCTTAACAAAAGACTTAGAAGCTAAGAAAGAAAAATTTCAAGTGATTGATCTATATAAAGACGGGTTTAATCCCGTATTTACGGCTGAAGAATTAAAGCATTTTAATAGAGGAGAGACGCCTTACGAATTAGTTAAGGAATATCAAAAAAAATTAAGCCATGCAACTGAGTTGATTTTTATTTTTCCTGTCTGGTGGTGGGACTTACCTGCTATTTTAAAAGGATTCATTGATAAAGTGATGTTGAGTGGCTTTGCTTTCATAGAAGATAAAAAAACAGGTTCCTTGAAAGGATTATTGACAAGTATAGAAAAAACAACTGTCATCTCAACTTCTACAACAGATAAAGAGTATATTGAATTTGAAGGGGGAAATGCCATTCAGGGAGTCTTCATTAACCGAACTCTAGCTGACTTGGGAATTAAAAATGAATACACCAAATGGATTCACTTTTCTGGAGTTAACTTAACAACAGATGAGAAGAGAAAACAATTTTTAGAAGAAATACCGCAACAAATTTAG
- a CDS encoding MarR family winged helix-turn-helix transcriptional regulator: protein MLNKWNQSYGFLLGKVLQQMETKFAEGLAPYEINARQYGVLLFIEGNPYSSQKDISENLQIDRTTMVSHIDHLETLGFVERTRNPNDRRSYSLLITPKGNEVLDSRWEFLINTELEVLAPLNQQEKQLLKEFLVKVWSSL, encoded by the coding sequence ATGTTGAATAAATGGAATCAATCTTATGGTTTTTTGCTTGGAAAAGTTCTTCAGCAAATGGAAACTAAATTTGCTGAGGGACTTGCACCATATGAAATTAACGCTAGACAGTACGGGGTCCTTTTATTTATTGAGGGGAACCCTTATTCATCACAAAAGGATATTTCTGAAAACCTACAAATTGATCGAACAACAATGGTAAGTCATATCGATCACTTAGAAACTTTAGGCTTTGTGGAAAGAACAAGGAATCCCAATGATAGAAGGTCCTATAGTCTTTTGATTACACCTAAAGGGAATGAAGTATTAGATTCACGCTGGGAGTTTTTAATCAATACGGAATTAGAAGTACTAGCACCTTTAAATCAGCAAGAAAAACAATTGCTAAAAGAGTTTCTTGTAAAGGTTTGGAGTTCACTTTAA
- a CDS encoding ABC-2 transporter permease produces the protein MFNLVRKDIVLQKNTLLILLPFLFVYLFVGTSTVWVGILFCIAIIMQAFSMDEKTPVHLLLNSLPYTRKEIVSSKYISTFIFTLLVLVTIFMGNLIIHREIIQWEQLLIIIGSVTIFISFAFPFSYLFKSQYLLIASIVVFVLYFIIVNSFIPDLNDRVREVIQWVLSIDNSLLYLGVILSVVLLYIFSWMVSIRIYSRKVF, from the coding sequence ATGTTCAATCTCGTTCGTAAAGATATTGTCTTACAGAAAAATACATTACTGATTTTGTTACCCTTTTTATTTGTCTACTTATTTGTAGGTACTTCTACGGTCTGGGTAGGTATTTTATTTTGTATCGCCATCATCATGCAGGCATTTTCAATGGATGAAAAAACCCCCGTCCATTTGTTATTGAATTCATTACCGTATACAAGAAAAGAAATTGTTAGCTCAAAATATATAAGTACATTCATTTTTACTTTACTAGTTTTAGTCACTATTTTTATGGGGAATTTAATCATTCATAGAGAAATCATCCAATGGGAACAATTATTAATTATAATAGGCAGTGTGACGATATTTATATCATTTGCTTTTCCATTTTCTTATCTATTTAAGAGTCAGTATTTGTTGATTGCATCTATTGTTGTGTTTGTCCTTTATTTTATTATTGTCAACAGTTTTATACCTGATTTGAATGATCGAGTAAGGGAGGTTATTCAATGGGTCTTGTCTATTGATAATTCTCTATTATACCTAGGAGTAATACTATCAGTCGTTCTCCTGTACATTTTTTCTTGGATGGTCTCCATTCGTATTTATAGTAGAAAAGTATTTTAG
- a CDS encoding GntR family transcriptional regulator: MQIIISNFSKEPIYEQIYVQIKKQILTNELKAGEALPSMRQLAKDLDISVITTKRAYEELEKNGFIFSIVGKGSFVSEQNNEMILERKMKVIEEQLMAAIQNSKEIGIELAELKELLTMLYKEDT, encoded by the coding sequence ATGCAAATTATAATATCAAACTTTTCAAAAGAACCAATTTATGAGCAGATTTATGTGCAAATTAAGAAACAAATTTTAACCAATGAACTGAAAGCAGGAGAGGCCTTACCTTCTATGCGACAGTTAGCTAAAGACCTAGATATAAGTGTGATCACAACAAAACGGGCTTATGAAGAACTTGAGAAAAATGGTTTTATTTTTTCAATCGTTGGAAAAGGATCGTTTGTGTCTGAACAAAATAATGAAATGATTCTTGAGCGAAAAATGAAAGTCATTGAAGAACAGTTAATGGCTGCCATTCAAAATAGTAAGGAAATAGGAATCGAGTTAGCTGAATTAAAAGAATTGCTTACGATGCTATATAAGGAGGATACATGA
- a CDS encoding rhodanese-like domain-containing protein, whose protein sequence is MNALDYFNARLEATISPMDYLRLTQVEPEKYFLMDVRNGPEHVRNLTIKGANIIPQQELQDRLHEIPKDKEIIVYCWDVWCNTAAKVAAFLLERGYKVKELTGGIAAWKEMNFPISDSSKDANLSPDSCGC, encoded by the coding sequence ATGAATGCACTTGATTATTTTAATGCACGGTTAGAAGCAACGATTAGCCCTATGGATTATTTGAGATTGACACAGGTTGAACCAGAAAAATACTTTTTAATGGATGTTAGAAACGGTCCTGAACATGTAAGAAACCTAACAATTAAGGGTGCTAATATCATTCCCCAACAAGAATTACAGGATCGTTTACATGAAATTCCAAAAGATAAAGAAATTATTGTTTATTGTTGGGATGTCTGGTGTAACACAGCAGCCAAAGTAGCAGCATTTCTATTAGAACGTGGATACAAAGTAAAAGAGTTGACGGGGGGAATTGCTGCTTGGAAAGAAATGAATTTCCCTATCTCAGATTCTTCGAAAGATGCAAACCTGTCGCCTGATAGTTGTGGATGCTGA